From one Callithrix jacchus isolate 240 chromosome 2, calJac240_pri, whole genome shotgun sequence genomic stretch:
- the GRIFIN gene encoding grifin isoform X1, which yields MGPQKPGQGSAAKPPIPNLPLADGRVRVPGGTPDPGGRARSGSLPRICHSCGKGVASFPDPEGVKWPPPPIYIPGLPVPSCSGYEQMAVQFEAFCAGGLAPGWSLLVQGQADSGEDRFEINFLLETGDIAFHVKPRFSSATIVGNAFQGGCWGPEEVSSIFPLALGEPFEMEVSSDSEHFHVYAQEHKILQFPHRQRPLGAITRVRVLSDHHLAQVELAKRGLSWGDRGY from the exons ATGGGACCCCAGAAGCCAGGGCAGGGGTCGGCAGCGAAGCCTCCCATCCCAAATCTGCCCTTAGCTGATGGGAGGGTTCGAGTCCCTGGAGGGACGCCTGATCCGGGAGGAAGAGCCAGGTCGGGGTCCCTGCCCAGAATATGCCATTCCTGTGGAAAAGGAGTAGCTTCTTTCCCTGATCCTGAAGGAGTAAAGTGG cccccaccccccatctATATCCCAGGACTTCCCGTGCCCTCCTGCAGTGGCTACGAGCAGATGGCGGTGCAG TTTGAAGCCTTCTGTGCAGGGGGCCTGGCCCCCGGCTGGAGCCTGCTGGTCCAGGGACAGGCTGACTCTGGAGAAGACAG GTTCGAGATTAACTTCTTGTTGGAGACAGGGGACATTGCCTTCCATGTCAAGCCCCGGTTCTCCAGTGCCACCATAGTGGGCAACGCTTTCCAGGGCGGCTGCTGGGGTCCAGAGGAGGTGTCTAGCATCTTCCCACTGGCCCTGGGGGAGCCCTTTGAG ATGGAGGTCAGCTCGGACTCGGAGCACTTCCATGTCTACGCGCAGGAGCACAAGATCCTGCAGTTCCCACACCGTCAGAGGCCACTGGGCGCCATCACCAGGGTGCGGGTGCTGAGTGACCACCACCTGGCACAGGTGGAGCTGGCCAAAAGGGGCCTGAGCTGGGG GGACCGGGGCTATTGA
- the GRIFIN gene encoding grifin isoform X2 has translation MGPQKPGQGSAAKPPIPNLPLADGRVRVPGGTPDPGGRARSGSLPRICHSCGKGVASFPDPEGVKWVRVCGYEQMAVQFEAFCAGGLAPGWSLLVQGQADSGEDRFEINFLLETGDIAFHVKPRFSSATIVGNAFQGGCWGPEEVSSIFPLALGEPFEMEVSSDSEHFHVYAQEHKILQFPHRQRPLGAITRVRVLSDHHLAQVELAKRGLSWGDRGY, from the exons ATGGGACCCCAGAAGCCAGGGCAGGGGTCGGCAGCGAAGCCTCCCATCCCAAATCTGCCCTTAGCTGATGGGAGGGTTCGAGTCCCTGGAGGGACGCCTGATCCGGGAGGAAGAGCCAGGTCGGGGTCCCTGCCCAGAATATGCCATTCCTGTGGAAAAGGAGTAGCTTCTTTCCCTGATCCTGAAGGAGTAAAGTGGGTGAGAGTCTG TGGCTACGAGCAGATGGCGGTGCAG TTTGAAGCCTTCTGTGCAGGGGGCCTGGCCCCCGGCTGGAGCCTGCTGGTCCAGGGACAGGCTGACTCTGGAGAAGACAG GTTCGAGATTAACTTCTTGTTGGAGACAGGGGACATTGCCTTCCATGTCAAGCCCCGGTTCTCCAGTGCCACCATAGTGGGCAACGCTTTCCAGGGCGGCTGCTGGGGTCCAGAGGAGGTGTCTAGCATCTTCCCACTGGCCCTGGGGGAGCCCTTTGAG ATGGAGGTCAGCTCGGACTCGGAGCACTTCCATGTCTACGCGCAGGAGCACAAGATCCTGCAGTTCCCACACCGTCAGAGGCCACTGGGCGCCATCACCAGGGTGCGGGTGCTGAGTGACCACCACCTGGCACAGGTGGAGCTGGCCAAAAGGGGCCTGAGCTGGGG GGACCGGGGCTATTGA
- the GRIFIN gene encoding grifin isoform X3, with translation MAVQFEAFCAGGLAPGWSLLVQGQADSGEDRFEINFLLETGDIAFHVKPRFSSATIVGNAFQGGCWGPEEVSSIFPLALGEPFEMEVSSDSEHFHVYAQEHKILQFPHRQRPLGAITRVRVLSDHHLAQVELAKRGLSWGDRGY, from the exons ATGGCGGTGCAG TTTGAAGCCTTCTGTGCAGGGGGCCTGGCCCCCGGCTGGAGCCTGCTGGTCCAGGGACAGGCTGACTCTGGAGAAGACAG GTTCGAGATTAACTTCTTGTTGGAGACAGGGGACATTGCCTTCCATGTCAAGCCCCGGTTCTCCAGTGCCACCATAGTGGGCAACGCTTTCCAGGGCGGCTGCTGGGGTCCAGAGGAGGTGTCTAGCATCTTCCCACTGGCCCTGGGGGAGCCCTTTGAG ATGGAGGTCAGCTCGGACTCGGAGCACTTCCATGTCTACGCGCAGGAGCACAAGATCCTGCAGTTCCCACACCGTCAGAGGCCACTGGGCGCCATCACCAGGGTGCGGGTGCTGAGTGACCACCACCTGGCACAGGTGGAGCTGGCCAAAAGGGGCCTGAGCTGGGG GGACCGGGGCTATTGA
- the CHST12 gene encoding carbohydrate sulfotransferase 12, with translation MTKARLFRLWLVLGSAFMILLIIVYWDSAGAAHFYLHTSFSRPHADPPLPTPGPDRDRELTADSDVDEFLDKFLSASVKQSDLPRKETEQPPAPGGMEESVRGYDWSPRDARRNPDQGRQQAERRSVLRGFCANSSLAFPTKERAFDDIPNSELSHLIVDDRHGAIYCYVPKVACTNWKRVMIVLSGSLLHRGAPYRDPLRIPREHVHNASAHLTFNKFWRRYGKLSRHLMKVKLKKYTKFLFVRDPFVRLISAFRSKFELENEEFYRKFAVPMLRLYANHTSLPASAREAFRAGLKVSFANFIQYLLDPHTEKLAPFNEHWRQVYRLCHPCQIDYDFVGKLETLDEDAAQLLQLLQVDQRLRFPPSYRNRTASSWEEDWFAKIPLAWRQQLYKLYEADFVLFGYPKPENLLRD, from the coding sequence ATGACCAAGGCCCGGCTGTTCCGGCTGTGGCTGGTGCTGGGGTCAGCGTTCATGATCCTGCTGATTATTGTGTACTGGGACAGCGCAGGTGCCGCGCACTTCTATCTGCACACATCCTTCTCCAGGCCGCACGCGGATCCGCCGCTGCCCACCCCCGGGCcagacagagacagggagctCACGGCCGACTCCGATGTCGACGAGTTTCTGGACAAGTTTCTCAGTGCCAGTGTGAAGCAGAGCGACCTTCCCAGAAAGGAGACGGAGCAGCCGCCCGCCCCGGGGGGCATGGAGGAGAGCGTGAGAGGCTACGACTGGTCCCCGCGGGACGCCCGGCGCAACCCGGACCAGGGCCGGCAGCAGGCGGAGCGGCGGAGCGTGCTGCGGGGCTTCTGCGCCAACTCCAGTCTGGCCTTCCCCACCAAGGAGCGCGCATTTGACGACATCCCCAACTCAGAGCTGAGCCATCTGATTGTGGATGACCGGCACGGCGCCATCTACTGCTATGTGCCCAAGGTGGCCTGCACCAACTGGAAACGTGTGATGATCGTGCTGAGTGGGAGCCTGCTACACCGCGGCGCGCCCTACCGCGACCCCCTGCGCATCCCACGCGAGCACGTGCACAATGCCAGCGCGCACTTGACCTTCAACAAGTTCTGGCGCCGCTATGGGAAGCTCTCCCGCCACCTCATGAAGGTCAAGCTTAAGAAGTACACCAAGTTCCTCTTCGTGCGTGACCCCTTCGTGCGCCTCATCTCCGCTTTCCGCAGCAAGTTTGAGCTGGAGAACGAGGAGTTCTACCGCAAGTTCGCTGTGCCCATGCTGCGGCTGTATGCCAACCACACCAGCCTGCCCGCCTCAGCGCGCGAGGCCTTCCGCGCCGGCCTCAAGGTGTCCTTCGCCAACTTCATCCAGTACCTGCTGGACCCGCACACCGAGAAGCTGGCGCCCTTCAACGAGCATTGGCGGCAGGTGTACCGCCTCTGCCACCCGTGCCAGATCGATTACGACTTCGTGGGGAAGCTGGAGACGCTGGATGAGGACGCCGCGCAACTGCTGCAACTGCTCCAGGTGGACCAGCGCCTCCGCTTCCCCCCGAGCTACCGGAACAGGACCGCCAGCAGCTGGGAGGAGGACTGGTTCGCCAAGATCCCCCTGGCCTGGAGGCAGCAGCTGTACAAACTTTACGAGGCCGACTTTGTTCTCTTCGGCTACCCCAAGCCCGAAAACCTCCTCCGAGACTGA